A stretch of the Aegilops tauschii subsp. strangulata cultivar AL8/78 chromosome 4, Aet v6.0, whole genome shotgun sequence genome encodes the following:
- the LOC109738125 gene encoding patatin-like protein 1 produces MASYWGRRPCESCSTRAMAGSVVGQPVAPGQRVTVLTIDGGGIRGIIPGTILAFLEAKLQELDGPGARLADYFDCIAGTSTGGLITAMITAPGKDGRPLFAARDVNRFYLDNGPYIFPQRRCALAAVTASLRRPRYNGKYLHGKIKSMLGETRLSDALTDVVIPTFDVKLLQPIIFSTYDAKSMPLKNARLADVCIGTSAAPTYLPAHHFHTHDGNGKEREYNLIDGGVAANNPTMVAMTQITKKMMGKDREELYPVEPSDCGKFLVLSVGTGSTSDQGLYTAKQCSQWGIISWLRNKGMAPIIDIFMAASSDLVDIHAAVLFQSLHSDANYLRIQDNSLHGPAATVDAATPENMAELLRIGERMLAQRVSRVNVETGRYEEVKGAGNNADALAGFARQLSDERRTRLGSRRGGAGRLKSSR; encoded by the exons ATGGCAAGCTACTGGGGCCGGCGACCCTGCGAGTCGTGCAGCACGAGGGCGATGGCGGGCAGCGTGGTGGGCCAGCCGGTGGCGCCGGGGCAGCGGGTGACGGTGCTGACCATCGACGGGGGCGGCATCCGCGGCATCATCCCGGGCACCATCCTCGCCTTCCTCGAGGCCAAGCTGCAGGAGCTGGACGGGCCGGGCGCGCGCCTGGCCGACTACTTCGACTGCATCGCCGGCACCAGCACCGGCGGCCTCATCACCGCCATGATCACCGCGCCCGGCAAGGACGGCCGCCCGCTCTTCGCCGCCAGGGACGTCAACCGCTTCTACCTCGACAATGGCCCCTACATCTTCCCGCAAAG GAGGTGCGCGCTGGCCGCGGTGACCGCGTCGCTGAGGCGGCCGAGGTACAACGGCAAGTACCTGCACGGGAAGATCAAGAGCATGCTCGGCGAGACGAGGCTGTCCGACGCGCTCACCGACGTGGTCATCCCCACCTTCGACGTCAAGCTTCTCCAGCCCATCATCTTCTCCACATACGAC GCCAAGAGCATGCCCCTGAAGAACGCGCGACTCGCCGACGTGTGCATCGGCACCTCCGCCGCTCCGACCTACCTCCCCGCGCACCACTTCCACACCCACGACGGCAACGGCAAGGAGCGCGAGTAcaacctcatcgacggcggcgtcGCCGCCAACAATCCG ACGATGGTGGCGATGACGCAGATCACCAAGAAGATGATGGGCAAGGACAGGGAGGAGCTGTACCCGGTGGAGCCGTCGGACTGCGGCAAGTTCCTGGTGCTGTCCGTCGGGACCGGCTCGACGTCCGACCAGGGGCTGTACACGGCGAAGCAGTGCTCCCAGTGGGGCATCATCAGCTGGCTGCGCAACAAGGGCATGGCGCCCATCATCGACATCTTCATGGCCGCCAGCTCCGACCTCGTCGACATCCACGCCGCCGTGCTCTTCCAGTCGCTGCACAGCGACGCCAACTACCTCCGCATCCAGGACAACTCGCTCCACGGCCCGGCGGCCACGGTGGACGCCGCCACGCCCGAGAACATGGCGGAGCTCCTCAGGATCGGCGAGCGGATGCTGGCGCAGAGGGTGTCCAGGGTGAACGTCGAGACCGGGAGGTACGAGGAGGTAAAGGGGGCCGGGAACAACGCCGACGCGCTCGCCGGCTTCGCCAGGCAGCTCTCCGACGAGAGGAGGACAAGGCTCGGGAGCCGGCGCGGTGGCGCCGGCCGCCTGAAATCCAGCCGCTGA
- the LOC109738120 gene encoding rhamnogalacturonan I rhamnosyltransferase 1 encodes MARSRPRFWLVAGCVALLLWASVAQLVAVGRLLALFGLAGGAPGPSPPPSSPPPPPPPPPPRIYKSNGYLKISCNGGLNQMRSEICDMVAVARLLNLTMVVPELDKRSFWADQSNFGDIFDVRHFITSLRDEVRIVKRLPKRFSPTDSSTTLDMSPVSWSDEKYYLHQISPLFSKYKVIHFNKTDARLANNGISTELQLVRCRVNFHALKFTPQIEALGNKLVQKLRDKGSFVALHLRYEMDMLAFSGCNHGLNPEEAEELKRMRYAYPWWRDKEIDSKTKRSEGLCPLTPEETSLVLKALGFEKDTLIYIAAGEIYGGEKRLKPLRAAFPKLVRKEMLLDSEPLRQFQNHSSQMAALDFIVSTASDVFLPTFDGNMAKLVEGHRRFLGFRKSVLPDRRKLVELIDLYNNKTISWENFTFSVQEVHRGRVVQPSCRRKLENKPKEEDYFYANPHECLANSSLCSGSKDTVTVR; translated from the exons ATGGCGCGGTCCAGGCCTAGGTTCTGGCTCGTGGCGGGCTGCGTCGCCCTGCTGCTCTGGGCCTCCGTCGCGCAGCTCGTCGCCGTCGGCCGCCTCCTCGCCCTcttcggcctcgccggcggcgcgcccggcccttcgccgccgccttcctcgcccccgcccccgcccccgcccccgcccccaa GAATCTACAAAAGCAATGGTTATCTGAAGATATCCTGCAATGGGGGTCTTAATCAGATGCGTTCAGAG ATATGCGACATGGTGGCAGTGGCACGTTTGCTAAACCTCACGATGGTTGTTCCAGAACTTGACAAGAGATCATTCTGGGCTGATCAGAG CAATTTTGGCGACATATTTGATGTGAGGCATTTCATTACCTCATTAAGAGATGAAGTGCGCATTGTCAAACGGCTGCCAAAGAGGTTTAGTCCAACAGATTCGAGCACTACACTTGACATGTCACCTGTGAGTTGGTCAGATGAGAAATATTACTTGCACCAG ATCTCACCACTCTTCAGCAAATATAAAGTCATCCACTTTAACAAGACAGATGCTCGGTTAGCAAATAATGGCATCAGTACTGAGCTTCAACTTGTTAGATGCCGTGTTAATTTTCATGCTCTGAAGTTTACCCCTCAAATTGAGGCACTGGGGAATAAATTGGTACAGAAACTTCGAGACAAGGGATCATTTGTGGCATTGCATTTACGATATGAGATGGACATGCTGGCATTTTCTGGTTGCAATCATGGCCTTAATCCTGAAGAAGCTGAGGAACTCAAAAGAATGAG ATATGCATATCCATGGTGGAGAGATAAAGAAATTGATTCGAAAACCAAGAGATCAGAAGGACTATGCCCACTTACGCCTGAGGAGACGTCACTGGTTTTGAAAGCACTGGGCTTTGAAAAGGATACTCTCATATACATTGCTGCTGGTGAAATTTACGGGGGAGAAAAGAGATTGAAACCATTACGAGCTGCTTTTCCAAAACTT GTAAGAAAAGAGATGCTGCTAGATTCAGAACCTCTGCGCCAGTTTCAAAACCACTCTTCTCAGATGGCTGCACTCGATTTCATTGTATCCACTGCTAGTGATGTTTTCCTTCCTACTTTTGATGGTAACATGGCGAAACTTGTTGAAGGCCACAGAAG GTTCCTGGGTTTCCGAAAAAGCGTGTTGCCAGACCGTCGGAAACTAGTTGAACTTATAGACCTGTACAACAACAAGACAATTTCCTGGGAGAATTTTACATTTTCTGTCCAAGAAGTTCATAGAGGTCGTGTGGTCCAACCGTCCTGTCGTCGGAAACTCGAAAACAAGCCGAAGGAGGAGGATTACTTCTACGCTAACCCCCACGAGTGCCTGGCCAATTCAAGCCTGTGCAGTGGAAGCAAGGATACAGTCACTGTAAGGTGA